Proteins from a single region of Dehalococcoidia bacterium:
- a CDS encoding ribosomal protein L32, which produces MTALPKKKHTRARRGNKRSHKGLSNINGHRYIQLKQEALGLGGQTEKATEESTEPTGS; this is translated from the coding sequence TTGACTGCTTTACCCAAAAAGAAACATACAAGAGCAAGAAGAGGTAATAAAAGATCTCACAAAGGTCTTTCAAATATAAATGGTCACAGATACATACAGCTCAAACAAGAGGCTCTAGGTTTAGGTGGTCAGACTGAGAAAGCAACTGAAGAATCTACAGAACCCACTGGATCTTAG
- a CDS encoding MFS transporter has translation MKKPKNIFFGWWIVISAALQNGLGGSIHWQGFTVLFIPISQTFGISSAQTSLLFALARAENGLLGPITGWLMDKFGPRPLAIIGTAMAGIGYILLSRTENFIQFLLIYVVIVSIGATTSFMQTAFVALNNWFIKKRGLVMSINSASFRLGSAILVPTFSYIVYTWGWQNAVLILGIFLLVFITPLGLIYRRTPESMGLLPDGEKFKKSEEKSEDELSYYVSGYSWKEALRTSAFWFLTIATTLRLSIHGAIFVHMIPILVWKGISATEAAWYVGFLALVGVPVILIMGRLSDKIGRPKVLTICYSASGLSLILVNISSNSVFLLLSLLLLVGSEAGSGLNWSLVGDLFGRKNYGVIRGLLGPFYNAALVVTPVSAGYIYDVTNSYEIVLYAGAVIFFISSVTFLYIGKLSKKLKTYEI, from the coding sequence GGCCTTGGAGGCAGTATCCATTGGCAAGGTTTTACAGTTTTATTTATTCCTATCTCTCAAACTTTTGGAATATCATCTGCTCAAACATCCTTGCTATTCGCTTTGGCAAGAGCAGAAAATGGATTACTTGGTCCTATTACTGGATGGTTGATGGATAAATTTGGACCAAGACCTTTGGCAATTATAGGTACAGCAATGGCTGGTATAGGATACATATTACTTTCAAGAACAGAAAATTTTATACAATTTCTATTAATTTATGTGGTTATTGTATCAATCGGAGCTACAACTAGTTTTATGCAGACCGCTTTTGTTGCTTTGAATAATTGGTTCATTAAGAAAAGAGGCTTGGTTATGAGTATAAACTCAGCTTCTTTTAGACTAGGGTCGGCTATTTTAGTTCCAACTTTTTCTTATATTGTATATACCTGGGGATGGCAAAATGCAGTTCTTATTTTAGGAATATTTTTGCTTGTTTTTATAACTCCATTAGGACTTATTTATAGAAGGACTCCAGAATCCATGGGATTGCTTCCAGATGGAGAAAAGTTTAAGAAATCTGAAGAAAAATCAGAAGACGAATTATCTTATTATGTTTCAGGATATTCATGGAAGGAAGCCTTAAGAACATCTGCATTTTGGTTTTTGACTATTGCTACAACCCTAAGACTTTCAATACACGGAGCAATTTTTGTCCATATGATTCCTATACTTGTCTGGAAAGGTATATCAGCTACTGAAGCAGCTTGGTATGTTGGTTTCTTAGCACTTGTAGGTGTACCAGTTATATTAATTATGGGAAGGCTTAGTGATAAAATTGGTAGACCTAAAGTATTGACCATATGTTATTCGGCATCAGGATTATCTCTTATATTGGTAAATATTTCTAGCAATTCAGTTTTTTTATTACTTTCTTTATTGTTATTGGTTGGATCAGAAGCTGGATCAGGATTGAATTGGTCATTAGTGGGGGACTTATTTGGAAGAAAAAACTATGGTGTTATAAGAGGTTTATTAGGGCCATTTTATAACGCAGCTCTTGTGGTTACACCAGTTTCTGCAGGTTATATTTATGATGTAACAAATTCCTATGAAATAGTTTTATATGCAGGTGCAGTTATATTTTTTATATCATCTGTTACATTCCTTTATATTGGAAAATTATCAAAAAAACTTAAAACATACGAAATTTAG